A stretch of the Lolium perenne isolate Kyuss_39 chromosome 3, Kyuss_2.0, whole genome shotgun sequence genome encodes the following:
- the LOC127343539 gene encoding uncharacterized protein → MNSAEDGVPKRPSGSARFDRLLSGLAAGALTDIDPDKLKGDIQRWAKAVAALVRQVSFGAWPERSNGSSEHEKAGG, encoded by the coding sequence ATGAATTCCGCCGAGGACGGCGTGCCAAAGCGCCCGTCCGGCAGCGCTCGGTTCGACCGACTGTTGTCTGGTCTTGCCGCCGGCGCCCTGACGGACATAGATCCTGACAAGCTCAAGGGCGATATCCAGCGATGGGCCAAGGCGGTCGCGGCGCTGGTGCGCCAAGTGAGCTTCGGCGCCTGGCCGGAGAGGAGCAACGGCTCGTCGGAGCACGAGAAAGCAGGCGGCTAA
- the LOC127343537 gene encoding large ribosomal subunit protein eL28z, with protein sequence MATASDSLVWELVKKNNCFLIKQFGNSNAKVQFSKEPNNLYNVHSYKYSGLANKKTVTVQPAADKEMTVVLSTTKTKKQNNPAAFSHRTVMRKEFRKMAKAVKNQVSENYYRPDLTKPALARLSAVHRSLRVAKSGVKKKNRQ encoded by the exons ATGGCGACGGCTTCGGATTCTCTGGTCTGGGAGCTTGTCAAGAAGAACAACTGCTTCCTGATCAAGCAGTTCGGCAACAGCAATGCCAAGGTCCAGTTCAGCAAGGAGCCCAACAACCTCTACAATGTCCACTCCTACAAGTACTCTG GCCTCGCAAACAAGAAGACTGTGACTGTGCAGCCGGCTGCTGACAAGGAGATGACTGTGGTCCTCTCCACAACCAAGACAAAGAAGCAGAACAATCCTGCTGCCTTCTCCCACAGGACTGTCATGCGCAAGGAGTTCCGCAAGATGGCCAAGGCTGTCAAGAACCAG GTTAGCGAGAACTACTACAGGCCTGACTTGACCAAGCCTGCCCTTGCAAGGCTGAGTGCCGTTCACCGCAGCCTCCGGGTTGCCAAGTCTGGCGTCAAGAAGAAGAACAGGCAGTAG
- the LOC127343538 gene encoding anoctamin-like protein Os01g0706700, which produces MGAAPVDEEATGFEVGIVVPKLPRAAAADGGEHCLALLVRELEDVGLLVDRVRGVPAEFIKLSAPMGTLGRAAAEMQMKKLTYIGMELQFEWDQVAAFVTQPDGSLFSWRERFTCFRYLIYGIVNKMDSDISLKFDDKEFHWKQNESLLRRLEDEGVVKLVFPLHDEIKRKQLLRNWALNWHDFTWQPIDEVYSYFGTKIATYFAFLGMYTRWLFFPAVSGLATQLIDFGSLQWLVLPAFFIFVISWAVFFLQFWKRKNSALLARWGINYSIAEYKASANELDPLRHPQSVECVEEKKFDDAPAEKRRLQRNEWSGVLLRIRNNAIIVLGIICLQLPFELAYAHLYEKTETEAVRYVLTAAYLVAIQYYTRIGGKVSVILIKYENNQGEQSSADSLIYKVFGLYFMQSYIGLFYHASLYRDILRLRKVLIQRLVVSQVLENLIENSFPYLKYSYKKYKAVHKKRQEKESPSGKSVRLTTRVEKEYLKPSYTASIGEELEDGLFDDFLELALQFGMIMMFACAFPLIFCFAALNNVTEIRADALKLLVMLKRPVPRAAATIGAWLNIFQFLIVMAICTNCLLLVCLYDEEGKWRIEPGLAAILIMEHALLLIKFGFSHFVPEEPAWVRANRVRYVAQAQTVCSKQLLRSISKLDTKWE; this is translated from the exons ATGGGAGCGGCGCCGGTGGACGAGGAGGCCACGGGGTTCGAAGTCGGCATCGTCGTGCCAAAGCtcccgcgcgccgccgcagcCGACGGCGGGGAGCACTGCCTCGCGCTGCTCGTGCGGGAGCTCGAGGACGTCGGCCTGCTCGTCGACCGCGTACGCGGCGTGCCCGCAGAGTTCATCAAG CTTTCCGCGCCCATGGGCACCCTGGGGAGAGCCGCCGCCGAGATGCAGATGAAGAAGCTAACCTACATCG GAATGGAGCTGCAGTTTGAATGGGACCAGGTCGCCGCCTTCGTCACGCAGCCCGACGGCTCCCTCTTCAGCTGGCGGGAGCGCTTCACATGCTTCCGCTACTTGATTTACGGCATC GTCAACAAGATGGACTCTGATATATCCCTTAAATTTGATGATAAAGAGTTTCATTGGAAACAGAATGAGTCGCTGTTACGCAGGCTCGAAGACGAAGGGGTTGTGAAGCTAGTCTTCCCTTTGCATG ATGAAATTAAAAGGAAGCAGCTCCTCAGAAATTGGGCACTGAACTGGCATGACTTCACATGGCAACCTATCGATGAAGTTTACTCCTATTTTGGAACCAAG ATTGCTACATATTTTGCTTTCCTAGGAATGTATACGCGTTGGCTATTCTTTCCAGCCGTATCTGGACTGGCCACTCAGCTGATAGATTTTGG GTCATTGCAGTGGCTGGTTCTTCCTGCTTTCTTTATCTTCGTGATTTCTTGGGCTGTCTTCTTTTTGCAATTTTGGAAACGGAAGAATTCAGCACTTCTTGCTAG GTGGGGCATTAATTATTCAATTGCAGAATACAAAGCTTCTGCTAATGAACTGGACCCTTTAAGGCATCCTCAGTCTGTTGAATGTGTGGAGGAAAAGAAATTTGATGATGCGCCTGCTGAGAAAAGAAGATTGCAGAGAAATGAGTGGTCTGGTGTCCTTCTTAGAATTAGGAACAATGCCATTATTGTGTTGGGTATTATTTGTCTTCAGCTGCCATTTGAGTTGGCCTATGCTCATTTGTATGAAAAGACTGAAACTGAGGCTGTAAG GTATGTGTTGACTGCAGCATATCTTGTTGCAATTCAATACTATACCAGGATAGGTGGAAAGGTGTCTGTCATTCTAATAAAGTACGAAAACAACCAAGGAGAACAGTCTAGTGCTGATAGTTTGATTTATAAG GTCTTCGGTCTATACTTTATGCAGTCGTACATTGGGTTGTTTTACCATGCTTCTCTTTATCGTGACATTTTGAGACTCCGGAAAGTTCTTATTCAGCGCCTCGTTGTGTCCCAG GTGTTGGAAAATCTGATTGAGAATTCTTTTCCATATCTCAAATACAGCTACAAAAAGTACAAAGCTGTTCA CAAGAAAAGACAAGAGAAAGAATCACCATCAGGGAAGTCAGTTCGATTAACAACAAGAGTGGAGAAAGAATATTTAAAACCCTCCTATACCGCAAGCATTGGAGAAGAGCTTGAAGATGGTCTGTTTGATG ATTTTCTTGAGCTAGCTCTTCAGTTTGGGATGATCATGATGTTTGCATGTGCGTTTCCCTTGATATTCTGCTTTGCTGCCCTG AACAATGTTACTGAAATAAGAGCGGACGCATTGAAGTTGTTAGTCATGTTGAAAAGACCTGTTCCACGTGCTGCAGCTACAATTGGAGCGTGGTTGAACATATTCCAG TTCCTGATCGTAATGGCAATCTGCACCAACTGCTTGCTTCTTGTTTGCttgtacgatgaggagggtaagtgGAGGATTGAGCCAGGACTCGCGGCAATCCTTATAATGGAGCATGCTCTCCTCTTAATCAAGTTTGGTTTCTCACACTTTGTCCCTGAG GAGCCTGCATGGGTGAGAGCAAATCGTGTGCGGTACGTAGCTCAGGCACAAACTGTCTGCTCTAAGCAACTCTTGAGGAGCATCTCAAAACTGGATACGAAGTGGGAGTGA